From Thermosipho africanus Ob7, the proteins below share one genomic window:
- a CDS encoding M16 family metallopeptidase, which produces MKKVVLSNGLEVYYYKIDGIRSVTIAFNVGVGSVYEPTNLLGISHFIEHLSFRGTEKYSMKELKLTVESVGGLLNAWTDKENTVYYAKVPSSMAYETFDVLKEIVFHPVFKKEDLELEREIIYHEYLSNKEEPLNNLYELMFQEGINGPHSKPVIGFEETIKSIGLDDIKEFHGEFYNPYNVKVIIVGHLPEEIFGKILEELEKIKRPGERTIKHKSIIKHGIIRRKIMKNANQVHILYVTDGFSLQETDRYAAIVLNTILSSGMSSYFFEEIREKEGLVYDIYTSNLAHKNWGIFNIYAATSIEKVQKFHEKMLNSINNFNLTDELFEYGIKRLIGKLELSTENTSTLTTLIIEYISNEVEPELPNDIVSKIKNITKDNVNSVFEKLFSSKWSLFYVANENIDYFDKLGGVKFDYLEKR; this is translated from the coding sequence ATGAAAAAGGTTGTATTAAGTAATGGATTAGAAGTATATTATTACAAAATTGATGGAATTAGGTCAGTAACAATAGCTTTCAATGTAGGAGTTGGTTCTGTATATGAACCAACCAATCTTCTTGGTATTTCTCACTTTATAGAACACCTTTCTTTTAGGGGAACAGAAAAATATTCTATGAAAGAACTAAAATTAACTGTTGAATCGGTTGGAGGGTTACTTAACGCATGGACGGATAAGGAAAATACTGTATACTACGCCAAGGTACCTTCATCAATGGCTTACGAAACTTTTGACGTGTTAAAAGAAATAGTTTTTCATCCGGTTTTCAAAAAAGAAGATTTGGAGCTTGAAAGAGAAATTATTTACCATGAATACCTATCAAATAAAGAAGAACCTTTAAATAATTTGTATGAATTAATGTTTCAAGAAGGAATAAATGGGCCTCACTCAAAACCTGTAATTGGCTTTGAAGAAACTATAAAATCAATAGGATTGGACGATATAAAAGAATTTCATGGAGAATTTTATAATCCATATAATGTAAAAGTGATAATAGTTGGTCATTTACCTGAAGAAATTTTTGGTAAAATTTTAGAAGAATTGGAGAAAATTAAAAGGCCTGGTGAAAGAACAATAAAACATAAGAGCATTATTAAGCATGGAATTATACGAAGAAAGATAATGAAAAATGCAAATCAAGTACATATCTTATATGTAACTGATGGTTTTTCATTACAAGAAACGGATAGATATGCAGCAATTGTCTTGAATACTATTTTAAGTAGTGGAATGAGCTCATATTTTTTTGAAGAAATAAGGGAAAAAGAAGGCCTTGTTTATGATATTTATACTTCAAATCTTGCGCATAAAAATTGGGGAATTTTTAATATTTATGCGGCGACTTCAATAGAAAAGGTTCAAAAATTTCATGAAAAGATGTTAAATTCAATTAATAATTTTAATTTAACTGATGAATTATTTGAGTACGGTATTAAAAGATTAATTGGAAAACTTGAACTTTCCACTGAAAATACTTCAACTTTGACGACGCTTATAATTGAATATATATCAAATGAAGTAGAACCAGAATTACCCAACGATATTGTTTCTAAGATAAAAAATATTACAAAAGACAACGTAAATAGCGTTTTTGAAAAATTATTTAGCTCTAAATGGTCATTGTTTTATGTAGCAAATGAAAATATTGATTATTTTGACAAACTTGGAGGGGTGAAATTTGATTATTTGGAAAAACGTTAA
- a CDS encoding polyribonucleotide nucleotidyltransferase, which translates to MQFREWTKELFGRKMIVQHGKVAKQSAGSVWVQFGDSVVLATANISDRTIEGVDFVPLTVEYQEKFYAAGKIPGGFIKREGKPSESAILSARLIDRPIRPLFPKYLRNDVQLIVTVLSVDGNTPPDVTGIIAASLALNVSKIPFEGIVAGVRLGYVDGKFVVFPTEEQLEKSRLDIVVAGSKDAITMVEGEAKEVTEEEMVNALMVAHDAIKQIIEFEEEILSQFDVQKMEIEEPKPNETLISKFEEMISEEELRDKLLIKEKLERSAKLKEYRDQILEKIFEDIEMEDDEKILQESLLKEYFDERTKKLMRKIIIEEGIRADGRKVDEIRPITCEVGVLPRTHGSALFTRGETQSLGIVTLGAPMEEQIVDTIMEEGTKRFILHYNFPPFSVGEVKPLRGPGRREIGHGHLAERALKAVVPSEEEFPYVVRVVSEILESNGSSSMATVCSGSLALMDAGVPIRTHVAGVAMGLIIEDGKEVVLTDIQGLEDHWGDMDFKVAGTRNGITAFQMDCKVAGVGEELLKRALQQAKEARMKILDIMFNTIEKPRESLSPYAPLIVTIEIDPMKVGELIGPGGKVIKSIIKEYDVEISIDDTTGKVSIYGKDQKKVNEAIEYIKTITKDIEVGDVFEGKITRIEPYGIFVELMPGKIGLAHSSKLGEDSKNFKEKYKIGDTIKVIVVNIDENGRIQLGKTN; encoded by the coding sequence ATGCAATTTAGAGAATGGACCAAAGAATTATTTGGGCGAAAAATGATAGTTCAACATGGAAAAGTAGCTAAACAATCAGCTGGTTCCGTCTGGGTGCAATTTGGGGATAGTGTGGTACTTGCTACAGCAAATATTTCTGATAGAACTATAGAAGGAGTAGATTTTGTTCCTTTAACAGTTGAATATCAAGAAAAATTTTATGCTGCGGGGAAAATTCCTGGAGGATTTATTAAGAGAGAGGGGAAACCTTCTGAATCTGCAATACTTTCTGCAAGGTTAATTGATAGACCAATAAGGCCTCTATTTCCAAAATATTTAAGAAATGATGTTCAGTTAATTGTTACTGTATTATCTGTTGATGGTAATACTCCACCAGATGTAACTGGAATAATAGCTGCTTCACTTGCACTAAATGTTTCAAAGATTCCTTTTGAAGGTATTGTTGCAGGTGTAAGATTGGGATATGTAGATGGTAAATTTGTTGTTTTCCCAACTGAAGAACAGCTTGAAAAAAGTAGGCTAGATATTGTTGTTGCTGGAAGTAAAGATGCAATTACAATGGTAGAAGGTGAAGCAAAAGAAGTAACGGAAGAAGAGATGGTAAATGCATTAATGGTAGCACACGATGCTATCAAGCAGATAATTGAATTCGAAGAAGAAATTTTAAGTCAATTTGATGTGCAAAAAATGGAAATTGAAGAGCCAAAACCGAATGAAACATTAATAAGTAAATTTGAAGAAATGATCTCAGAAGAAGAATTAAGAGATAAACTCTTAATTAAAGAAAAGCTAGAAAGATCTGCAAAATTAAAGGAATATAGAGATCAAATACTTGAGAAGATATTTGAGGATATTGAGATGGAAGATGATGAAAAAATTTTACAAGAATCTTTATTGAAAGAGTATTTTGATGAGAGGACAAAAAAATTAATGAGAAAAATAATTATTGAAGAGGGAATTAGAGCAGATGGTAGAAAAGTTGATGAGATTAGACCTATTACTTGTGAAGTTGGAGTACTTCCAAGAACACATGGTTCGGCATTGTTTACTAGAGGTGAAACTCAGAGTTTAGGAATTGTAACCTTAGGTGCACCTATGGAAGAACAGATAGTGGACACAATAATGGAAGAGGGTACGAAAAGATTTATTTTACATTATAATTTTCCCCCATTTTCTGTTGGAGAAGTAAAACCATTAAGAGGTCCAGGAAGAAGGGAAATAGGCCACGGGCATCTAGCAGAAAGAGCTTTAAAAGCTGTAGTACCAAGTGAAGAAGAGTTTCCGTATGTTGTACGGGTTGTCTCAGAAATTCTCGAATCAAATGGTTCATCATCAATGGCTACGGTGTGTTCTGGCTCACTAGCATTAATGGATGCTGGTGTTCCTATAAGAACTCATGTAGCTGGTGTAGCTATGGGCCTTATAATAGAAGATGGGAAGGAAGTTGTTCTTACAGATATTCAAGGATTGGAAGATCATTGGGGAGATATGGACTTCAAAGTTGCTGGCACGAGGAATGGAATAACAGCTTTTCAAATGGATTGTAAAGTTGCAGGTGTTGGTGAGGAATTACTTAAAAGGGCTTTGCAACAAGCAAAAGAAGCACGTATGAAAATTCTAGATATCATGTTCAATACTATAGAAAAGCCTAGAGAATCACTATCACCTTATGCTCCATTAATTGTAACAATTGAAATAGATCCAATGAAAGTAGGAGAATTGATAGGTCCTGGAGGTAAAGTTATTAAATCTATCATTAAAGAATATGACGTAGAAATTTCAATTGATGATACTACTGGTAAGGTTTCAATTTATGGAAAAGATCAAAAAAAGGTTAATGAAGCGATAGAATATATTAAGACGATTACTAAAGATATTGAAGTAGGAGATGTGTTTGAAGGAAAAATTACAAGAATTGAACCTTATGGTATTTTTGTTGAATTAATGCCTGGAAAAATTGGGCTTGCGCATTCAAGTAAACTTGGTGAAGATTCTAAAAACTTTAAGGAAAAATATAAAATTGGTGATACTATAAAAGTTATTGTTGTTAATATAGATGAAAATGGAAGAATACAACTTGGGAAAACTAATTAA
- a CDS encoding TIM-barrel domain-containing protein has translation MIYKLIYGNPDVDSEAVIKEKRVKILPKSEKYKIENIFEDISLKKEGEFLVLEKKIEEGMIFGFGDKVGQFNRRGKQYIFWNTDNFTHHPGSEPLYKSFPFFIFVNENKKYGIFTDYPGYMEIDLDSEGRNIITFKIRGEGFTQYVILEEKIDKLLKSYLYLTGKNVAFPFWSLGYQQSRWSYFSKEEVLNLAKTFREKQIPCDVIWLDIDYMDSFKLFTWNKEKFSDHKEMLEELHKMGFKVSAILDPGVKVEEGYRVFEEAKDRYFLKDNMGKDFEGAVWPGRVRFPDFTSKNVRKWWSQKVREFVKDGIDGIWNDMNEIAIFGTDEDIAHAKEKLENLKLEDGIGVAGAFGEIGSIPRKDRGNEIVHLNGKKHYKLRNVYGFNMIRATQEGFPKNYRNINITRAAYSGVQRFGGVWTGDNHSWWEHILLEIQRIMSLSLVGVFNTGFDVGGFGGNTSAELMVRFMQLGSFMPLFRNHSAIGTRRQEPWTFDKKYEKILKKIIEYRYRLIPYLYSEYMIGILKDIPLIAPLFLHFEKDKKTYQIDDQFMVGRSIIVAPIYKPGAKSRLVYLPKRSYDLNNNKFLNKGWHEVNATLEEIPHFALDGSIILTQESKQYLENSYDDEIFGKVFAYSGKAIGYFYEDDGKTNNYKKGMYNLYKFIYEHGEIKMKKIREGYKHKKRNFSFEIFTKTSIEKINKEF, from the coding sequence TTGATTTATAAGCTTATTTACGGAAATCCTGATGTAGATAGTGAAGCCGTAATAAAAGAAAAAAGAGTTAAAATACTTCCAAAAAGCGAAAAATATAAAATTGAAAATATTTTCGAAGATATTTCTTTAAAAAAAGAAGGAGAATTTTTAGTATTAGAAAAGAAAATAGAAGAAGGAATGATTTTTGGATTTGGCGATAAAGTAGGACAATTTAATAGAAGAGGAAAGCAATATATATTCTGGAATACCGATAATTTTACTCACCATCCAGGTTCTGAACCTTTATATAAAAGTTTCCCGTTTTTTATTTTTGTAAATGAAAATAAAAAATATGGAATATTTACAGATTATCCGGGATATATGGAAATTGATTTGGATAGTGAAGGAAGAAACATAATAACATTTAAAATTAGAGGGGAAGGATTTACTCAGTATGTTATTTTAGAAGAAAAAATAGACAAATTATTAAAAAGTTATCTGTATTTAACTGGTAAAAATGTAGCTTTTCCCTTTTGGAGCCTTGGATATCAGCAAAGCAGATGGAGTTATTTTTCAAAAGAAGAAGTGTTAAATTTGGCAAAGACTTTTAGAGAAAAACAAATCCCCTGTGATGTTATATGGTTAGATATTGATTATATGGATAGTTTTAAATTATTTACATGGAATAAAGAAAAGTTCTCTGATCATAAAGAGATGCTAGAAGAATTGCATAAAATGGGATTTAAAGTATCTGCAATACTAGATCCGGGAGTTAAGGTTGAAGAAGGTTATAGAGTATTTGAAGAAGCAAAAGATAGATATTTTTTAAAAGACAATATGGGAAAAGATTTTGAAGGTGCAGTCTGGCCCGGTAGAGTTAGATTTCCTGATTTTACGAGCAAAAATGTCAGAAAATGGTGGTCGCAAAAAGTTAGAGAATTTGTAAAAGATGGTATTGATGGAATATGGAATGATATGAATGAAATTGCAATTTTTGGAACCGATGAAGATATAGCACATGCAAAAGAAAAATTGGAAAATTTAAAGTTAGAAGATGGAATAGGTGTTGCTGGGGCATTTGGAGAAATTGGTTCCATACCGAGGAAAGATAGAGGAAATGAAATTGTACATTTAAATGGTAAAAAACATTATAAACTAAGAAATGTATATGGTTTCAACATGATTCGTGCTACTCAGGAAGGATTTCCAAAAAATTACAGAAATATAAATATAACAAGAGCTGCATATTCAGGTGTGCAAAGGTTTGGCGGTGTCTGGACTGGTGACAACCATAGCTGGTGGGAACATATATTGCTTGAAATCCAAAGAATTATGTCTTTGAGTTTAGTTGGAGTTTTTAATACAGGTTTTGACGTAGGAGGATTTGGTGGAAACACATCTGCAGAACTAATGGTAAGGTTTATGCAATTAGGCTCTTTTATGCCACTATTTAGAAATCATTCTGCTATTGGAACGAGAAGGCAAGAACCTTGGACTTTTGACAAAAAGTATGAAAAAATACTAAAGAAGATAATTGAATATAGATATAGACTTATTCCTTATTTGTATAGTGAATATATGATAGGTATTTTAAAGGATATTCCATTAATAGCGCCTTTATTTTTGCATTTTGAAAAAGATAAAAAAACTTATCAGATTGATGATCAATTTATGGTTGGAAGAAGTATTATAGTTGCCCCAATCTATAAACCTGGAGCAAAAAGCCGTTTAGTTTATCTTCCAAAGAGATCTTATGATTTGAACAATAATAAATTCTTAAACAAAGGATGGCATGAGGTAAATGCAACATTAGAAGAGATACCGCATTTTGCGTTAGATGGTTCAATTATTTTAACGCAAGAATCAAAACAATATTTAGAAAATTCATATGACGATGAAATTTTTGGAAAAGTATTTGCTTATAGTGGTAAAGCAATAGGTTATTTTTATGAAGATGATGGAAAAACAAATAATTATAAAAAAGGAATGTATAACTTATACAAGTTTATTTATGAGCACGGTGAAATTAAAATGAAGAAAATACGTGAAGGATATAAACACAAAAAGCGCAATTTTTCTTTTGAAATATTTACAAAGACCAGTATAGAGAAGATAAATAAAGAATTTTAG
- the hslU gene encoding ATP-dependent protease ATPase subunit HslU — translation MSDFDKLTPKQIVEELDKYIVGQSKAKKAVAIAIRNRIRRQKLSDEWKKEITPKNILMIGPTGVGKTEIARRLAQLSGSPFLKVEATRFTEVGYVGKNVDSMIRELVEIAVNMVKQQKMKEVEEKAKLNVEERILDALVPLKKKTQIPFANIFGMQMEKPQQTDDYSENLRKREELRRRLRSGELDNEEIEIEIETSNSPIGFIGLPEMEDIGMDLSNVIGNIFPKQKKRRRMKISEAKKVLLPIEEEKLIDMDETIQTALELAQNRGIIFIDEMDKIAAKTGSSGQDVSRQGVQRDLLPIVEGTTITTKYGPVKTDYILFIAAGAFHVSKPSDLIPELQGRFPIRVELEPLKEEDFVRILVEPENALTKQYQALLYTENVQLEFTDDGIKELARVSYKLNQKLENIGARRLYTVLEKVLEDVLFEAPEIEEKVIVDAYYVTKKLKGIIEDEDLTSYIL, via the coding sequence ATGAGTGATTTTGACAAATTAACACCTAAACAAATTGTTGAAGAACTAGATAAATATATTGTTGGACAAAGCAAAGCTAAAAAAGCTGTAGCTATCGCTATTAGAAACAGAATTAGAAGACAAAAATTATCAGACGAATGGAAAAAAGAAATTACTCCAAAAAACATATTGATGATAGGGCCAACTGGTGTTGGTAAAACTGAAATTGCCAGAAGACTTGCACAACTGTCTGGCTCTCCATTTTTGAAGGTAGAGGCAACAAGATTTACTGAAGTTGGATATGTCGGAAAGAATGTTGATTCAATGATAAGAGAGCTGGTTGAGATAGCTGTTAATATGGTTAAGCAACAAAAAATGAAAGAAGTTGAAGAAAAAGCAAAGTTAAATGTTGAAGAGAGAATTTTAGATGCATTGGTTCCTTTGAAAAAGAAAACACAAATTCCGTTTGCAAATATTTTTGGAATGCAGATGGAAAAGCCACAACAAACTGATGATTATTCAGAAAATTTAAGGAAAAGAGAAGAGTTAAGAAGAAGATTACGTTCTGGAGAACTTGATAATGAAGAAATTGAAATTGAGATTGAAACCTCAAATTCGCCAATTGGTTTTATTGGACTTCCAGAAATGGAAGACATTGGTATGGATTTATCCAATGTCATTGGAAATATTTTCCCAAAACAAAAAAAGAGAAGGAGAATGAAAATTTCTGAAGCAAAAAAAGTTTTGCTTCCTATAGAAGAAGAAAAATTAATTGATATGGACGAAACAATCCAAACAGCTCTTGAACTTGCACAGAATAGAGGAATTATATTTATAGATGAGATGGATAAAATAGCAGCAAAAACAGGGAGTAGTGGGCAAGACGTTTCAAGGCAGGGAGTTCAAAGAGATTTATTACCAATTGTTGAAGGAACTACAATAACAACTAAATACGGTCCAGTAAAAACAGATTATATATTATTTATAGCAGCTGGGGCATTTCACGTCTCAAAACCTTCAGATCTTATTCCAGAACTTCAAGGTAGATTCCCAATAAGAGTCGAACTTGAGCCTCTTAAAGAAGAAGATTTTGTAAGAATACTAGTTGAACCTGAAAATGCTCTTACGAAACAATATCAAGCGCTATTATATACTGAAAACGTACAATTAGAATTTACAGATGATGGAATAAAAGAGCTTGCAAGAGTTTCTTACAAATTAAATCAAAAACTTGAAAATATTGGAGCCAGAAGACTTTATACAGTGCTTGAAAAAGTCTTAGAAGATGTATTGTTTGAAGCACCAGAAATAGAAGAAAAAGTTATTGTAGATGCTTATTATGTAACAAAGAAATTAAAGGGAATAATTGAAGATGAAGATTTAACTTCATATATTCTGTAG
- a CDS encoding HD-GYP domain-containing protein, whose product MIIWKNVNKVKPGEKLGEDVYDPSGFIILLKKGSILKEGDIVLLKSRGVNSLPIYEEEIFISSEVEPTIDYENYRALSEELENALNEIKNGQMNISAMVEQSENILNEVLKKIDEKILNLLNNDSKPLIRHCINVAVISSIIGINLGFDRELLTKLVISSFLHDLSHDKPIRDVINYYDTHPIKSAALIKNYFETNNDILLGVLHHHERYDGKGFPRGLKESSIPIFSRIIAVADAYDTLISKDFPGDALTPYEALKFIIINSGKYFDPQIVSKFVHYVGIYPTGTIVELSDGRKGVVLKVSNGVFPIVKVENREIDIKKEKISIKRILKE is encoded by the coding sequence TTGATTATTTGGAAAAACGTTAATAAAGTAAAGCCAGGTGAAAAACTTGGCGAGGATGTTTATGATCCTTCCGGTTTTATTATCTTACTAAAAAAAGGTTCAATATTAAAAGAAGGGGATATTGTCCTTCTAAAAAGCAGAGGAGTAAATTCTCTTCCTATTTATGAAGAAGAAATATTTATTAGTAGCGAAGTAGAGCCAACAATTGATTACGAAAACTATCGAGCCCTCTCTGAGGAATTAGAAAATGCATTAAATGAAATTAAAAATGGTCAAATGAACATAAGTGCTATGGTAGAACAATCTGAAAATATTTTGAATGAGGTATTGAAAAAAATTGATGAAAAAATATTAAATTTGTTAAACAATGACTCAAAACCTCTTATAAGGCACTGTATAAATGTAGCTGTAATTTCCTCAATAATTGGGATAAATTTAGGTTTTGACCGCGAATTACTAACAAAGCTAGTTATTTCTTCATTTTTGCATGACTTATCACATGACAAACCGATTCGTGATGTGATAAACTACTATGATACTCACCCAATAAAATCAGCAGCGTTAATAAAGAATTACTTTGAAACAAATAATGATATACTTCTTGGCGTTTTACATCATCATGAAAGATACGATGGAAAAGGATTTCCAAGAGGTTTAAAGGAAAGTTCGATACCAATTTTCTCTAGAATTATTGCTGTAGCAGATGCTTATGACACTTTGATTAGTAAAGATTTTCCAGGCGATGCTTTAACTCCTTACGAAGCTTTGAAATTTATAATTATTAATTCTGGAAAATACTTTGACCCTCAAATTGTTTCAAAATTTGTCCATTATGTTGGAATTTATCCAACTGGTACAATTGTTGAACTTAGTGATGGTAGAAAGGGTGTTGTTCTTAAAGTATCTAATGGTGTGTTTCCCATTGTAAAGGTAGAAAATAGGGAAATTGACATAAAAAAAGAAAAAATATCAATAAAAAGAATATTAAAAGAATAG